The DNA region AAAAAAATGATAAAACGGGCGGTTTTTCAGTTCTGGAGCGAGTATTTTTTCCCGCCGTCAAATCCGCCGTCACTATTTTATGAAGGGGCATGATCATTATGGCTAAAGGTGAGAATATTTATAAAAGGAAAGATGGACGTTGGGAAGGTCGCTATCCTAAAGGGCGTAAAGAAGACGGCTCGATTCATTATGGCTATATCTACGCACGTTCCTACCGCTTAGTTAAAGAACAATTGATTGAGAAAAAAGCGCAGACAACTGTGTTTTATTTAGGTTCTTCTAAAAAATTTCGCGGAACCCTCGGTGATTGGGCGAATATTTGGCTAAATGATATCATGACGCCTAGATTAAAAGAGAGCACATATGCTAGCTATAGCAATAATCTTCAAATACATATTTTCCCCATGTTAGGACATCGTCCACTAGAAAAAGTGACACCGTTCGATATGGATAAATTAGTAAATCAGCTCTCTAGCTCACTATCTGCAAGTTCCATTCAGATTGTTTTTCGAATTTTAAAAAGTTGCTTGGAAGCTGCCAAAGAACGCGGCTATATCTACTTAAACCCTTGTGAACGGACAATACTGCCTAAAAGCCAAAAGAAAACAGTTCATGCTTTGACACGTAAACAGCAAAAAGCGGTAGAGGCTGAAAGCATGAAGTCAGAAAAAGGATTACCAATTTTATTAGCATTAGAAACAGGGATGAGGATCGGTGAAATCTGTGCATTAAAATGGTCAGATATCGATTTTGAAGAGTCAGTGATTCACGTTCAACGGACGAAACAGCGGATTGCCATGCCGAAATCATCAGAAATGCGTACAAAAATCATCGAGACAGTACCAAAAACAATGAACGCCGATCGATTGATCCCGCTATCGCTCAAAGTTAAAACAGCATTATTGAGATGTAAAGAACGATCTACTTCTGAATTTGTTGTAACAAGCAGTCAAGGTTCTGTTGAACCAAGAACGGTTAGTTATAGGTTTGAACAAATAAAAAAAAGAATAGGCTTATTAAATGTACCCTTCCATGCGTTACGCCATACATTTGCGACTCGGTGTGTCGAATTGGGGGTAAACATTGCAGCGATCAGTTCTTTGTTAGGTCATTCATCAATAAAACTAACCTTGGATACGTATACCAATTCCTTTTTTGAAGAACAACGAGCGGCAATCGATAAATTAGCAGTGCTCTAGATTGGGTGTTTTTTGCCAAAGTAGATTTATTCAGGCTTTTAAATAACAAATGTTATTTAAAAGCCTGAATGTAATGAAGCAACTCACATAGTATATTGGAATATATTTTTCTACGCCGTCAAAATCGTCGTCAAATTGATCAATGAATGCCTGCAGATCAAGAATGGTTCACTACATTTCTCGTTTGATTTAAAAATAAGAATCTTTTATTTATTTAATCAAAGACACTTATTGAAGTCAATTATTCTGATTAAAGGAGGTTTATTTGTTATGTACAAAATTGGAACCACCTTTTATAGAAAGGAGGTGAAAATGAAAAGTGTTAGAGAAAATCAAAAAAGCTTTCTTTGTGGCTATAGTTGCAGGAATTTTATGTGTGCCATTAAAAGCAGAAGCTTTAGGCTATGTTGATGCGCCTCAAAGTATACCTCTAGATCAGATTTTTGTCACACCAAAAGGCGCGAATAGCTATGTTGAAGGAAATAATGTAGTGATCACTGATAAAAAGGCTAGCCAAATCGGAAGTATCTTTTCAACAGAGCAGAATAAAATCGATTTGACTAAAGACTTTTATTCAGAAATGTACGTCTATCTTGATGGAGACGCAGATGGTGTCGCGTTTGTGATGCACAATGATCCTGAAAAACTGATTAACTTTTCAGGCTTAGTTGGGAATGGTTTGTCGATTTATGGGGATAGAGTTATTTATGGTACCCCCAATAAAATCGGTGGACAACAATTGAAAAATAGTTTTGCGATTGAATTTGACACATATTATAACGGCGATAGCTATGACTCTGGACTTAACAAAAATACGGATAAAGGACATATTGCCTATTCTTTTCCAGATAAGCTTTCTTCCTATAAATATACAAGTCCTTATACAACGATTACAGGAATTAACCATTTGGGTCTGCAGTATCCAACGTTTAAGCTTGGAGATGGGCAGTGGCGTTTATTGAAGCTGCAATGGAAAGCATGGAATGCAAGCAATATTGGTGAGCTTACGTATACATTTGGGGATCTAGATCCTGTCACAGTATCAATAACAAAAGATACTTTCGGTACGGATAATGTGTATTGGGGCTTTACAGGATCTACTGGTGCTCTTTCGGAAAAAGCGATCGTTGCATTCAAATCAGTTCCAGGTTTAGTCAACTATACTGAAAATGTGGATTTCATGGATAATAATGGCCAGAAAATTCAAAGTATCACACAAGATTCTGAAGTGACTGTTCATTACACAGGTCAATACAATGGTGGTAAACAAAACATGATAAAACCTGTATTCTCATTTGAATTAGACCAAAATCAGGTCTATCAGCAAGGAACATTTCGTTTAAATGGGGCAGCCGTTACGCCTACTTATATTAATAATACATTGGAGCTTTCGTTAGGAAAAGATCTATCAAGTGCCGACAGTAAAATCGATATTCAGTTTAAAGTAAAGGATACTGAACTGACGACCAGTGCGAAATTAGGGATTACTGCAAAAGCAACGGCTAAAAATGTGATCTCAGAGAAAAAGGTATTCTACGATATCAACTACGACTTGGACCCGCCGGTTGGTCTAGGGAAGCTAACGTTTATTGAACGCGGAGATACACAAGCAATCACTGAAGCGAAAGAGTATGATCCGTTCTTTTGGGATTATCAGGATGATTATAGCTCTAAGGAAAATATCGATATTCGTTTAAAAACAGGACAGGATATTGAAAAGATAGTTAGCGCTGTTGGTCCTAGCAGTTTTATACTGACGCTTACAGACGAAAAGGGAAACGCTCGTGATATAACGATCCCACTCTTTATAGAAGATCAAACAACGGTCAAAAGCAATAAGTATATTATTCAAGGAAAAGATCTCAGTGTAACTGCGAAAGAGTATCCGAAAACACAACAAGATTTAGAGACGCTTATTCATCAAAGAGGAGCACTTAGGCTTTGGCAATACAATGTTGTAGCAGCAAATGAATTAGACAGCACTCAATTGACGTTTTCACTGGGCACGTTGCCCAAACCGCCCGCATTAGCAGGTCCAGGAGTATATCCAATCACCGCATTTTACGGTACTGGTGTAGAGAAAGTAGAAAAGCCATTGAATGTTACGGTGATACAAAGCTTTGCCACCGTTAAAATTAGCTTTGTTGACGAAAATGACCAGCCGATCATTGAAGATTTTTCATTTGAAGCAAATGTATCAGAACAAATCGATTTAACAAAAAATCAGGAACTTTTGGAAAAACTGAATGCTGTAAAAGCATTAAATTATGTCAAAGATACAACACCATCTGATGAGAAGAATCTATTGATTTTACCAGAAGGAGTGTCACGGAAATATACCTTTAAAGGAACGTTATTTATCGAGTCAGCACCGAATACGATCGATTTTGGCGATCAAAAAGTAAGTGGGCAAAATAAAAAATTTACGGATCCAATCTACGATCAACACTTAGTGATCTGGGACAACCGCTCAACGTTAGGTACATGGAAAATAACCTTAAAACAATCGCAGGATTTTAGTCTTACAGGAGATGAGCAACAACGACTTCCGAATGCGTTGAGTTACCAAACGGCGGATGCAGAAAAGATAATCTCTACAGAGGCTCAGGAAGTCTTTCGTTCCAAGCATCAAGCTTCTGGAAAATATGATATCAGCGAAGAGACCTGGGGACCGAATAAACAAGGATTACGCTTTAACGCACCGATAGGCTCTATCAAACAAACTGGAAACTATGAAACGACTCTTACTTGGCAGATCGAAGAAGCATATTGATGGAGGAGAGATTGTGATGAAGCAAATAAATAAGATTCAGTTCGTCCTACTCCCCATCATTTTTCTTGCCCTATCTTTTGGAACAATCAATGAAGCTTGGGCTGTTGAGGAGGGTGGACAAGTACAAACGAATGCTGGTGTTGTTCTGCGTAAGGCTAAAACAACGTCAAGCCAAACGAGTGATTCATCAAATGAACCGCTGACACCGAAAGAAAAACCAGTAGGTCGCCTGCCGCAAACAGGGGATTTAGTAACGATCAGTTTACTCATTAGCGGAGGAATCGTCTTGATTGTCACGCTGTCGTTGCTTTTCTTAAAAGGGAATGCCGAAAGGAGAGGAGACTAGTATGAAAAAAGCAGGTTTATTGTTGGCTTTATCGATAGTCAGCCTGTTGTTGAAGCCGTTAGATACTGCGGCAACGGCAACCTCCTATTCTGGCGATGCGACAGTTCAATTCACTGGGAACCATCCTAAACAAGTGATGGATCCAGAAAATCCCGGAAATCCCGCTGATCCTGGTGATAGTCCCAGTACGGATCGCCAACTGCGTTTTGACTTTGTTCCGCAAATAAATTTTGGAGAAGCGGAAATTAGTGATACTGATCAAACATACTATGGCCATGCACAACTTTTTAAAGATGATACAGGTGCACGCGGAAATTTCATTCAAGTATCGGATTTTAGAGACAAGAGTACAGGTTGGGCGCTGCAGATCAAACAGGAGACACAATTTCAGAATCAATCAGCGAAAAATCAAAAGCTGAAAGGTGCAGTCTTATCGTTTGACCAATCTTGGTCGAATTCATTGAATGATCCAGCAACAGCACCGACTGTTTCTAAAGAAGTCATCCGCCTGTTAAATATTGGAGAAACATACAATTTGGCTGAAGCGAAACCGCAAAAGGGTGAAGGAACGTGGTCGATCATTTTCGGCGCATCTGTGTCGAACGATAAAAATCGAGCAGATACACTGAGACCTAAACTGGATGAAAAAAATAATCCAATACTGGATCCAGCATTTAATAATCAACCAATTTACGAGAATCAAGCCGTCTCTTTATTCATTCCTGCAAAAGGAGCAAAAGAGCCTGGCAACTATCAAACGGTGTTAACTTGGATTTTATCCGAGCTACCATAAATCAAACAATTCTAGGAGGAAACACACATGAAATTCACACACAAATTATGCGCTGCAGCTTTAGTCGCAGCATTTGGAGCAGCTGCAGCATTCCCAACAGGAGCATCTGCTGCTGAGAATCCATTGGAATGGAGCGGTAAAGGAACGATCAACTTCAGCGAAGATGATGGAGAGGATAAACCAGTCGATCCAACAGATCCAACGAAACCAGTCGATCCTGAAAATCCAATCGTTAACCCACCGGTAAACCCTGCTAAAGGGCCGTTAAAAGTGATCGCAGTGACTGATTTAAACTTCGGAAATAACAAAGTAACACCAGCGACAGGAAATGGTTGGGAATATACAGCCGCTGCTGCTGAAGTAGAATACAAAGACGGCGTGAAAGTAGCTAGTCCTAACTTCGTTCAATTTAAAGATACACGTGCAGACAATCAACCAAATAAACACACATTGACTGCTAAAGCGACGACCTTTACGAATACGGATAAAAACGAATTGAAATCTGCTCAATTAAAATTCAATAATATCAAATTAGTCAATGGTGCAGATCAAAATCAAGTAAATGCTGCAGGAGTTCCAGCAACTCAAACGGTTGAAACAGATGGTACAACACCGACGACCTTTGTCACACAAGATGCAGCAGATAAAGGATTTGGTCAATTTATTCTTCAATTCGGTGATGTAGCTGATAATACTGCAGGAGACTCTGTAAAATTATGGGTTCCTTCAGCAGGGAACAAGTTATCAACAAACAGTGGTTATTCTTCAACGATCACTTGGACGA from Enterococcus sp. 9D6_DIV0238 includes:
- a CDS encoding lectin-like domain-containing protein, with protein sequence MLEKIKKAFFVAIVAGILCVPLKAEALGYVDAPQSIPLDQIFVTPKGANSYVEGNNVVITDKKASQIGSIFSTEQNKIDLTKDFYSEMYVYLDGDADGVAFVMHNDPEKLINFSGLVGNGLSIYGDRVIYGTPNKIGGQQLKNSFAIEFDTYYNGDSYDSGLNKNTDKGHIAYSFPDKLSSYKYTSPYTTITGINHLGLQYPTFKLGDGQWRLLKLQWKAWNASNIGELTYTFGDLDPVTVSITKDTFGTDNVYWGFTGSTGALSEKAIVAFKSVPGLVNYTENVDFMDNNGQKIQSITQDSEVTVHYTGQYNGGKQNMIKPVFSFELDQNQVYQQGTFRLNGAAVTPTYINNTLELSLGKDLSSADSKIDIQFKVKDTELTTSAKLGITAKATAKNVISEKKVFYDINYDLDPPVGLGKLTFIERGDTQAITEAKEYDPFFWDYQDDYSSKENIDIRLKTGQDIEKIVSAVGPSSFILTLTDEKGNARDITIPLFIEDQTTVKSNKYIIQGKDLSVTAKEYPKTQQDLETLIHQRGALRLWQYNVVAANELDSTQLTFSLGTLPKPPALAGPGVYPITAFYGTGVEKVEKPLNVTVIQSFATVKISFVDENDQPIIEDFSFEANVSEQIDLTKNQELLEKLNAVKALNYVKDTTPSDEKNLLILPEGVSRKYTFKGTLFIESAPNTIDFGDQKVSGQNKKFTDPIYDQHLVIWDNRSTLGTWKITLKQSQDFSLTGDEQQRLPNALSYQTADAEKIISTEAQEVFRSKHQASGKYDISEETWGPNKQGLRFNAPIGSIKQTGNYETTLTWQIEEAY
- a CDS encoding WxL domain-containing protein; this translates as MKKAGLLLALSIVSLLLKPLDTAATATSYSGDATVQFTGNHPKQVMDPENPGNPADPGDSPSTDRQLRFDFVPQINFGEAEISDTDQTYYGHAQLFKDDTGARGNFIQVSDFRDKSTGWALQIKQETQFQNQSAKNQKLKGAVLSFDQSWSNSLNDPATAPTVSKEVIRLLNIGETYNLAEAKPQKGEGTWSIIFGASVSNDKNRADTLRPKLDEKNNPILDPAFNNQPIYENQAVSLFIPAKGAKEPGNYQTVLTWILSELP
- a CDS encoding LPXTG cell wall anchor domain-containing protein translates to MKQINKIQFVLLPIIFLALSFGTINEAWAVEEGGQVQTNAGVVLRKAKTTSSQTSDSSNEPLTPKEKPVGRLPQTGDLVTISLLISGGIVLIVTLSLLFLKGNAERRGD
- a CDS encoding WxL domain-containing protein is translated as MKFTHKLCAAALVAAFGAAAAFPTGASAAENPLEWSGKGTINFSEDDGEDKPVDPTDPTKPVDPENPIVNPPVNPAKGPLKVIAVTDLNFGNNKVTPATGNGWEYTAAAAEVEYKDGVKVASPNFVQFKDTRADNQPNKHTLTAKATTFTNTDKNELKSAQLKFNNIKLVNGADQNQVNAAGVPATQTVETDGTTPTTFVTQDAADKGFGQFILQFGDVADNTAGDSVKLWVPSAGNKLSTNSGYSSTITWTIADAR
- a CDS encoding tyrosine-type recombinase/integrase; translation: MAKGENIYKRKDGRWEGRYPKGRKEDGSIHYGYIYARSYRLVKEQLIEKKAQTTVFYLGSSKKFRGTLGDWANIWLNDIMTPRLKESTYASYSNNLQIHIFPMLGHRPLEKVTPFDMDKLVNQLSSSLSASSIQIVFRILKSCLEAAKERGYIYLNPCERTILPKSQKKTVHALTRKQQKAVEAESMKSEKGLPILLALETGMRIGEICALKWSDIDFEESVIHVQRTKQRIAMPKSSEMRTKIIETVPKTMNADRLIPLSLKVKTALLRCKERSTSEFVVTSSQGSVEPRTVSYRFEQIKKRIGLLNVPFHALRHTFATRCVELGVNIAAISSLLGHSSIKLTLDTYTNSFFEEQRAAIDKLAVL